A genomic window from Nocardioides sp. BP30 includes:
- a CDS encoding UDP-glucuronic acid decarboxylase family protein, with translation MRSLARVLVTGGAGFVGSWLCERLLDDGVEVWCVDDFSTGSPQKVAHLAAQRRFHVVEADVSDGVPDPGPLDAVLHLACPASPVHYLRLPLETLRVASTGTVNALELARRHDARFVLASTSEVYGDPLEHPQREDYWGHVNPIGPRSVYDEGKRFAEATAMAYRRTHGVDVGIARIFNTFGPRMSIDDGRVVPAFVRAAVTDRPLPVAGDGSQTRSLCWVEDTVDGLVRLACCDLAGPINLGNDQETTMLALAHTIIELTGSRARVEHVALPEDDPRVRRPDLQRARELLGWEPRMSVEEGLKRTVRWMEDVLG, from the coding sequence ATGAGGAGCCTCGCGCGCGTGCTGGTCACCGGCGGCGCCGGCTTCGTCGGGTCCTGGCTGTGCGAGCGGCTGCTCGACGACGGGGTCGAGGTGTGGTGCGTGGACGACTTCTCCACCGGTTCGCCCCAGAAGGTGGCCCACCTCGCCGCGCAGCGACGCTTCCACGTGGTCGAGGCCGACGTGTCCGACGGAGTACCCGATCCCGGGCCGCTGGACGCGGTCCTGCACCTGGCCTGCCCGGCCTCCCCGGTGCACTACCTGCGACTGCCGCTGGAGACGCTGCGGGTGGCCAGCACCGGCACCGTGAACGCCCTCGAGCTCGCCCGCCGGCATGACGCACGGTTCGTGCTCGCCTCGACCTCCGAGGTGTACGGCGACCCGCTCGAGCACCCGCAGCGCGAGGACTACTGGGGCCACGTCAACCCGATCGGGCCCCGCAGCGTCTACGACGAGGGCAAGCGATTTGCCGAGGCGACGGCGATGGCCTACCGGCGCACGCACGGCGTCGATGTCGGCATCGCGCGGATCTTCAACACCTTCGGGCCGCGGATGAGCATCGACGACGGCCGGGTGGTGCCGGCGTTCGTCCGAGCAGCCGTGACCGACCGGCCGCTGCCGGTGGCCGGTGACGGCTCGCAGACCCGGTCGCTGTGCTGGGTCGAGGACACCGTGGACGGGTTGGTGCGGCTGGCCTGCTGCGACCTGGCCGGCCCGATCAACCTGGGCAACGACCAGGAGACCACCATGCTGGCACTCGCCCACACCATCATCGAGCTGACCGGCTCACGGGCGCGGGTCGAGCACGTCGCGCTGCCGGAGGACGACCCGCGCGTCCGTCGCCCCGACCTCCAGCGCGCGCGGGAGCTGCTCGGCTGGGAGCCGCGGATGAGCGTCGAGGAGGGGCTCAAGCGGACGGTGCGGTGGATGGAGGACGTGCTCGGCTGA
- a CDS encoding SDR family NAD(P)-dependent oxidoreductase, whose amino-acid sequence MTLADRVALVTGSGSGLGRATARLLAREGAHVLVADIDEASAQRTVEEVTGDAGSAETVRLDVSDRAAVDAVVADAFERYGDRFDLLVNNAGTDRGSDVVDIEDEQWHGVFGVNLHGPMYLSRAFVRGRLGYPGLADIACVVSISALTVGAGAGAYNSSKAALLKFTEVLQTEARERSWPVRVSAINPAAMATPMMDQWGLPPERMMDPEIVAGLIRTAVTLPPEAVLQSAVITLRNETYPR is encoded by the coding sequence ATGACGCTGGCGGATCGGGTCGCCCTCGTCACCGGAAGCGGCAGCGGACTGGGCCGCGCCACGGCCCGGCTGCTCGCCCGCGAAGGAGCCCACGTGCTGGTGGCCGACATCGACGAGGCGTCGGCCCAGCGGACGGTGGAGGAGGTCACGGGCGATGCCGGCTCGGCCGAGACGGTGCGGCTCGACGTGTCGGACCGGGCGGCGGTCGACGCGGTGGTCGCCGACGCCTTCGAGAGGTACGGCGACCGCTTCGACCTGCTGGTCAACAACGCCGGCACCGACCGCGGCTCGGACGTGGTCGACATCGAGGACGAGCAGTGGCACGGGGTCTTCGGGGTCAACCTGCACGGACCGATGTACCTGAGCCGGGCCTTCGTGCGGGGGCGGCTGGGCTACCCGGGCCTGGCCGACATCGCCTGCGTCGTCTCGATCAGCGCGCTGACGGTCGGCGCCGGGGCGGGGGCGTACAACTCCTCCAAGGCCGCCCTGCTCAAGTTCACCGAGGTGCTCCAGACCGAGGCGCGCGAGCGGTCCTGGCCGGTGCGGGTGAGCGCCATCAACCCGGCCGCGATGGCCACCCCGATGATGGACCAGTGGGGTCTGCCGCCCGAGCGGATGATGGATCCCGAGATCGTGGCCGGGCTGATCCGGACGGCGGTCACGCTGCCGCCCGAGGCGGTGCTGCAGAGTGCCGTGATCACGCTGCGCAACGAGACCTACCCGAGATGA
- a CDS encoding hemerythrin domain-containing protein — protein MGDANEDRAKAQALPDGDAIGMLLEQHARIRDLFDQVKSATGEEKKDAFDALRALLAVHETGEELVLRPVTEKIAGERVALARNEEEKEANVVLAKLEKMSVEDADFDVQLAAFEQAVVEHAEAEEAEEFPQVISGCDEAERRRMGTKLKAAAALGPTHPHPSVAGNRTAQLMTGPFASMIDRVRDAIAAVG, from the coding sequence ATGGGCGACGCGAACGAGGACCGGGCCAAGGCCCAGGCACTGCCCGACGGCGACGCGATCGGGATGCTGCTCGAGCAGCACGCCCGGATCCGCGACCTGTTCGACCAGGTCAAGAGCGCTACCGGTGAGGAGAAGAAGGATGCCTTCGACGCCCTGCGGGCGCTGCTGGCGGTCCACGAGACCGGCGAGGAGCTGGTGCTGCGGCCGGTGACCGAGAAGATCGCCGGAGAGCGGGTCGCGCTGGCCCGCAACGAGGAGGAGAAGGAGGCCAACGTCGTCCTCGCCAAGCTGGAGAAGATGTCGGTCGAGGACGCCGACTTCGACGTCCAGCTCGCCGCCTTCGAGCAGGCGGTGGTGGAGCACGCCGAGGCCGAGGAGGCCGAGGAGTTCCCGCAGGTGATCTCCGGTTGCGACGAGGCGGAGCGGCGGCGGATGGGCACCAAGCTCAAGGCGGCCGCGGCGCTCGGACCCACGCACCCGCACCCCTCGGTGGCCGGGAACCGCACCGCGCAGCTGATGACAGGACCGTTCGCCTCGATGATCGACCGGGTCCGAGACGCGATCGCAGCCGTGGGCTGA
- a CDS encoding glycosyltransferase family 2 protein — MRFQRLIGLVVLAVTGLAALLLWLGVSAIDTPRPRVHHGVLFGVWKVFYDTEAPPWPQLLIAVGVALFLAAFVALLERRVATRYRRSENVDVTPLSPKVVMAATRGVFHGEVTVTVLVPAHNEQASLGATLTSLWAQSVPPARIVVVADNCTDRTVEVGRAHGAEVFESVGNRHKKGGALNQALRWLLPGQGENDVVMVMDADTMLDPGFLETAVRRFTDDRALMAVGGLFYGEQGHGIIGQFQRNEYVRYAREIRRRRGRVFVLTGTASLFRPRALRTVASSRGSLIPGVEGDVYDTAALTEDNELTIALKSLGALMISPWECTVVTELMPSWRTLWNQRLRWQRGALENLGAYGITPQTMRYWSQQLGIGYGVFALTSYFLLLALMILCSDGWIWFPFWIGLGLVFMVERVVTAWRGGWPARLLAATVFPELFFDLFLDIVFVKGVVDISLGRDAAWKHIEHARLGDRDDAIEGAPR; from the coding sequence ATGCGATTTCAACGCCTGATCGGGCTGGTCGTTCTCGCAGTGACCGGCCTGGCGGCACTCCTGCTCTGGCTCGGCGTGTCGGCGATCGATACCCCCCGCCCCCGCGTCCATCACGGGGTGCTGTTCGGCGTGTGGAAGGTCTTCTACGACACCGAGGCGCCGCCGTGGCCGCAGCTGCTGATCGCTGTCGGGGTGGCCCTGTTCCTGGCCGCCTTCGTGGCGCTGCTGGAGCGACGGGTCGCCACCCGGTACCGGCGCTCGGAGAACGTCGATGTCACGCCGCTGTCCCCCAAGGTGGTGATGGCGGCGACGCGGGGCGTCTTCCACGGCGAGGTCACCGTGACCGTGCTGGTGCCCGCCCACAACGAGCAGGCGTCGCTGGGTGCCACCTTGACCTCGCTGTGGGCGCAGTCGGTCCCGCCCGCCCGGATCGTCGTGGTCGCCGACAACTGCACCGACCGGACGGTGGAGGTCGGCCGCGCCCACGGCGCGGAGGTCTTCGAGTCCGTCGGCAACAGGCACAAGAAGGGCGGCGCGCTGAACCAGGCGCTGCGCTGGCTGCTGCCCGGTCAGGGCGAGAACGACGTGGTGATGGTGATGGACGCCGACACGATGCTCGACCCGGGGTTCCTGGAGACGGCCGTCCGCCGCTTCACCGACGACCGCGCGCTGATGGCCGTGGGCGGCCTGTTCTACGGCGAGCAGGGCCACGGCATCATCGGGCAGTTCCAGCGCAACGAGTACGTGCGGTACGCCCGTGAGATCCGGCGCCGCCGCGGCCGCGTCTTCGTGCTGACGGGCACCGCCTCGCTCTTCCGGCCGCGCGCGCTGCGCACGGTCGCGAGCTCGCGCGGCTCGCTCATCCCCGGGGTCGAGGGCGACGTCTACGACACCGCCGCCCTGACCGAGGACAACGAGCTGACGATCGCGCTGAAGTCGCTCGGCGCCCTGATGATCTCCCCCTGGGAGTGCACGGTGGTCACCGAGCTGATGCCGTCCTGGCGCACGCTGTGGAACCAACGCCTGCGCTGGCAGCGTGGGGCCCTGGAGAACCTCGGCGCCTACGGCATCACACCGCAGACGATGCGCTACTGGTCCCAGCAGCTGGGGATCGGGTACGGCGTCTTCGCGCTTACCTCGTACTTCCTCCTGCTCGCCCTGATGATCCTGTGCAGCGACGGCTGGATCTGGTTCCCGTTCTGGATCGGGCTCGGCCTGGTGTTCATGGTCGAGCGGGTGGTCACGGCCTGGCGCGGCGGCTGGCCGGCCCGGCTGCTCGCTGCCACCGTCTTCCCCGAGCTCTTCTTCGACCTCTTCCTCGACATCGTCTTCGTCAAGGGCGTCGTCGACATCTCCCTGGGCCGCGACGCGGCCTGGAAGCACATCGAGCACGCCCGGCTCGGCGATCGCGACGATGCGATCGAGGGAGCCCCGCGATGA
- a CDS encoding SDR family NAD(P)-dependent oxidoreductase, whose product MQVRGATALVTGASAGIGAAVAGLLAERGAAVLVHGRDAGRTAAVADGIGGRPIVADLATAEGVDALAAAAEAVDVLVLNAGAGHAGPFVEMPADRIEELLALDLTGAIRLTRVLLPGMLARGRGRLCFVSSIAGRTGVAGEAVYAAAKAGLDAFAESLRLELAGSGVGVSVVVPAVVDTGFFESRGRPYDRRSPRPLPARAVAAAILSAVERDRAEVFVPGWTRLAPTVRALAPAAFRRLSLRYGEEVRSR is encoded by the coding sequence ATGCAGGTGCGAGGCGCAACCGCCCTGGTCACCGGCGCGTCCGCGGGCATCGGTGCAGCGGTCGCCGGCCTGCTCGCCGAGCGCGGCGCGGCAGTGCTCGTGCACGGCCGCGACGCCGGCCGGACCGCCGCCGTGGCGGACGGGATCGGTGGTCGCCCCATCGTCGCCGACCTCGCCACCGCTGAGGGGGTCGATGCGCTGGCGGCAGCGGCCGAGGCGGTCGACGTCCTCGTCCTCAACGCCGGCGCCGGCCACGCCGGGCCGTTCGTGGAGATGCCGGCCGATCGGATCGAGGAGCTGCTCGCGCTCGACCTGACCGGCGCCATCCGGCTCACCCGCGTCCTGCTCCCCGGGATGCTCGCGCGCGGGCGCGGCCGGCTGTGCTTCGTCTCCAGCATCGCCGGCCGCACCGGCGTGGCGGGGGAGGCGGTCTACGCCGCGGCGAAGGCCGGGCTCGACGCCTTCGCCGAGAGCCTGCGCCTGGAGCTGGCCGGATCCGGGGTCGGTGTGAGCGTGGTGGTCCCGGCCGTCGTCGACACCGGCTTCTTCGAGAGCCGCGGCCGACCCTACGACCGGCGCTCGCCGCGGCCGTTGCCGGCTCGCGCTGTCGCCGCCGCGATCCTCAGTGCGGTCGAGCGCGACCGCGCCGAGGTCTTCGTGCCCGGCTGGACCCGGCTGGCACCGACCGTGCGTGCGCTGGCGCCGGCAGCGTTCCGACGGCTCTCCTTGCGGTACGGCGAAGAGGTGCGGAGCCGATGA
- a CDS encoding DMT family transporter: MTRAELVLVLAALASFGFAWSAFLQQQASTHLAGQPGAALSRKGLPGAVRLLGRLVHSPAWFVGWVVNLLAFVVQAAALHLGSIAAVQPLMTTQVLFTIGLSSWTARRWPTIVDWLAGASICGGITMLMMVDGAAPLTGEADRGRVLLVTAAAAGAVAVLVVASRFRPSPALAALLLACAAGVCFAMTAMFMKLTTDDLIDRGVAATARDWVGYALAVSTSIGLALGQLSHAAGPLPWSMSAMNIVNPVVSYISGMIAFGAELPTSPGALAGIAGAAALLILGVIGLVHSPSIGAWSPTDPTPEVSNA, encoded by the coding sequence ATGACACGCGCCGAGCTGGTCCTCGTCCTCGCCGCACTCGCCTCCTTCGGCTTCGCGTGGTCGGCGTTCCTGCAGCAGCAGGCCAGCACCCACCTGGCCGGACAGCCGGGGGCGGCGCTCTCACGCAAGGGGCTGCCGGGTGCGGTCCGGCTGCTGGGCCGGCTGGTGCACAGCCCTGCCTGGTTCGTCGGCTGGGTGGTCAACCTGCTCGCGTTCGTCGTGCAGGCCGCCGCACTCCATCTCGGCTCGATCGCGGCGGTGCAGCCGTTGATGACCACCCAGGTGCTCTTCACGATCGGACTCTCGTCGTGGACCGCTCGGCGTTGGCCGACGATCGTGGACTGGCTCGCCGGCGCCTCGATCTGCGGCGGCATCACGATGTTGATGATGGTCGACGGTGCCGCGCCGCTGACCGGCGAGGCCGATCGGGGCCGGGTGCTGCTGGTGACGGCGGCTGCGGCCGGCGCTGTCGCCGTCCTCGTCGTGGCCAGCCGGTTCCGGCCCTCGCCGGCGCTCGCGGCGCTGCTGCTGGCCTGCGCGGCGGGCGTCTGCTTCGCGATGACGGCGATGTTCATGAAGCTGACGACCGACGACCTGATCGATCGCGGCGTCGCCGCGACCGCGCGCGACTGGGTCGGCTACGCGCTCGCCGTGAGCACCAGCATCGGGCTGGCGCTGGGCCAGCTCTCCCACGCGGCCGGCCCGCTGCCGTGGTCGATGTCCGCGATGAACATCGTCAACCCGGTGGTCAGCTACATCTCCGGGATGATCGCCTTCGGCGCGGAGCTGCCCACCAGCCCCGGCGCGCTGGCCGGCATCGCCGGCGCTGCCGCGCTGCTGATCCTCGGCGTGATCGGGCTGGTGCACTCGCCCTCGATCGGCGCCTGGTCCCCTACCGACCCCACCCCGGAGGTGAGCAATGCCTGA
- a CDS encoding bifunctional phosphatase PAP2/O-acyltransferase family protein, with product MPEAGRRLSVRRIVVWRQVALGLLLFGYYLLVDSLESDARRARADRNGRWLLDLEQRLRIDVEKTLNDWLARHDVLQTLANYEYAYTYILSALAAFVFLLWKRQDLYRRARTAFVLLTGVGITCFLLFPTTPPRMLPGNTFYDTVTHGHTVGSWGSSVVAGANELAAMPSLHMAWALWVSVVLAAAGARGWLQVLSAVHVLVTLLVIMSTANHYLLDAVAAFVLVWAADRVAGLIHPADEHEIVASADAFFLHVEETGAPQIVGGLVIYEGAGGVPSLAEVREVIAGELPYLPRFTQRVRQSRWRRPQWVPAGEVDWDWHLRAVPVADRAGVHAGVAALAAERMPRDRPLWRAALFEQPSGERAFVILMHHTIADGIGTVLQALRLLRPLIRLPAPPSRPTALQTGLATAVGFAQLATDGGRPRPLGTSSDRRSFTTTGLPMTEVKQAASGRRVTDLLLALTAGAIADAQPELVERSGGTLRIAVPLMVRAPDAAAEGNATAAVMVDVPLRGAPTEELYDEISRRTARLRTPTRALASRWVMAHLLRIFPEPAVGWFARTVYGHRFFHGIVSNMPGPTEQLSMAGIPLVEVYPVLPLAPGSPFVLGALSWHGVLSIGLATDPALIDADRVAAAMVQRLEALGESAAERLSPNPAPATTATARVESPAARRTDPGAAPAGS from the coding sequence ATGCCTGAGGCCGGACGCCGGCTGTCGGTCCGCAGGATCGTGGTCTGGCGCCAGGTGGCGCTCGGGCTGCTGCTGTTCGGCTACTACCTCCTGGTCGACAGCCTGGAGTCCGATGCGCGCCGCGCGCGGGCCGACCGGAACGGGCGGTGGCTCCTCGATCTGGAGCAGCGCCTGCGGATCGACGTGGAGAAGACGCTCAACGACTGGCTCGCGCGCCACGACGTGCTGCAGACGCTGGCCAACTACGAGTACGCCTACACCTACATCCTCAGCGCTCTGGCCGCCTTCGTCTTCCTGCTGTGGAAGCGGCAGGACCTCTACCGCCGGGCGCGCACCGCGTTCGTGCTCCTCACCGGGGTCGGGATCACCTGCTTCCTGCTCTTCCCGACGACACCGCCGCGGATGCTGCCCGGCAACACGTTCTACGACACCGTCACCCACGGCCACACCGTCGGATCGTGGGGCTCCTCGGTGGTGGCCGGCGCGAACGAGCTGGCGGCGATGCCGTCGCTGCACATGGCCTGGGCGCTGTGGGTCAGCGTGGTGCTGGCAGCGGCCGGCGCCCGGGGCTGGCTCCAGGTCCTCTCCGCCGTCCACGTGCTGGTGACCCTGCTCGTGATCATGTCGACCGCCAACCACTACCTGCTCGACGCGGTGGCCGCCTTCGTCCTGGTCTGGGCGGCCGACCGGGTCGCCGGCCTGATCCACCCGGCCGACGAGCACGAGATCGTGGCGTCGGCGGACGCCTTCTTCCTGCACGTGGAGGAGACGGGCGCGCCGCAGATCGTCGGCGGGCTGGTGATCTACGAGGGTGCCGGCGGCGTACCGAGCCTGGCGGAGGTGCGCGAGGTCATCGCCGGCGAGCTGCCGTACCTGCCGCGGTTCACCCAACGCGTGCGCCAGTCGCGCTGGCGGCGGCCGCAGTGGGTCCCGGCGGGGGAGGTCGACTGGGACTGGCATCTGCGCGCGGTGCCGGTGGCGGACCGGGCCGGTGTGCATGCCGGGGTGGCAGCGCTGGCCGCCGAGCGGATGCCGCGGGACCGGCCGCTGTGGCGCGCGGCGCTCTTCGAGCAGCCCTCCGGCGAGCGCGCGTTCGTGATCTTGATGCACCACACGATCGCGGACGGCATCGGCACCGTCCTGCAGGCGCTGCGGCTGCTGCGCCCGCTGATCCGGCTGCCTGCGCCGCCGAGCCGCCCCACCGCGCTGCAGACAGGCCTCGCCACCGCTGTCGGCTTCGCCCAGCTGGCTACCGACGGCGGTCGCCCGCGGCCCCTCGGCACTTCCAGCGACCGGCGCTCCTTCACCACCACCGGGCTGCCCATGACCGAGGTCAAGCAGGCCGCCTCCGGTCGCCGGGTGACCGACCTGCTGCTCGCGCTCACCGCCGGCGCCATCGCCGACGCGCAGCCGGAGCTGGTCGAACGCTCCGGTGGCACGTTGCGCATCGCCGTGCCCCTGATGGTGCGGGCCCCCGACGCCGCGGCCGAGGGCAATGCCACGGCCGCCGTCATGGTCGACGTACCGCTGCGGGGGGCGCCGACCGAGGAGTTGTACGACGAGATCAGCCGACGAACGGCTCGGCTGCGCACCCCTACCCGTGCGCTCGCCAGCCGTTGGGTGATGGCGCACCTGCTGCGGATCTTCCCCGAGCCGGCGGTGGGCTGGTTCGCCCGGACGGTCTACGGCCACCGGTTCTTCCACGGGATCGTCTCGAACATGCCCGGTCCGACCGAGCAGCTCAGCATGGCGGGCATCCCGCTGGTCGAGGTCTACCCCGTGCTGCCGCTGGCACCGGGCTCGCCGTTCGTGCTGGGTGCGCTGAGCTGGCACGGCGTGCTGAGCATCGGCCTGGCCACCGACCCGGCGCTGATCGACGCCGATCGGGTGGCGGCGGCGATGGTGCAGCGGCTGGAGGCGCTGGGGGAGAGCGCCGCCGAGCGCCTCAGCCCCAACCCAGCGCCAGCAACAACCGCGACCGCTCGCGTGGAGAGTCCAGCTGCTCGCCGAACAGATCCCGGAGCCGCCCCAGCCGGTAGCTGA
- a CDS encoding PucR family transcriptional regulator, whose product MTNLADTAHESALDSHLLAELERRLNDRLPDLLLEVRDRLAEDWPDYATFLESELSSIEEGAGGFLHGLLAAATTPSTQPVEHQEGVQLLFEQIGHLQWQAGQDLPRLLTAYQLGARVAWRHVSEVVRTVDLPSEVIAVLAERLFDFVNHLSQASTTGYLQAQGADSRTREHHREDLADLLLSERASVSAVRAAADRARWRLPEQAAVVLIGGEEPSARDLISRLDSSALPVRQGTLVGAIVADPRGRRRDALRTALAGVCCVVGISVPIDTLARSLELTQLALRMRAEGVLHGTPVFVDDHLDTIIVHRDDRLLSFLRAQVLAPLDGLPAGASERLTETLVSWLRHHGDRLAVAAELHVHPQTVSYRLGRLRDLFGEQLDSPRERSRLLLALGWG is encoded by the coding sequence ATGACAAACCTCGCCGACACCGCCCACGAAAGCGCCCTCGACAGTCACCTGCTGGCCGAGCTCGAGCGCCGCCTGAACGACCGCCTCCCCGACCTCCTCCTGGAGGTGCGCGACCGATTGGCCGAGGACTGGCCGGACTACGCCACGTTCCTCGAGAGCGAGCTGAGCAGCATCGAGGAGGGCGCGGGCGGGTTCCTGCACGGCCTGCTGGCGGCCGCCACCACGCCCAGCACCCAGCCGGTCGAGCACCAGGAAGGGGTGCAGCTGCTCTTCGAGCAGATCGGCCACCTGCAATGGCAGGCGGGCCAGGACCTGCCCCGGTTGCTGACCGCCTACCAGCTCGGTGCCCGGGTGGCCTGGCGGCACGTCTCGGAGGTCGTCCGGACCGTCGACCTGCCCTCGGAGGTGATAGCGGTGCTGGCCGAGCGGCTCTTCGACTTCGTCAACCACCTCTCCCAGGCCTCGACCACCGGGTACCTCCAGGCGCAGGGCGCCGACTCGCGCACCCGGGAGCACCACCGTGAGGACCTCGCCGACCTGCTGCTCTCGGAGCGCGCGTCGGTCTCCGCCGTCCGCGCCGCCGCCGACCGGGCCCGCTGGCGACTGCCCGAGCAGGCCGCCGTCGTGCTCATCGGCGGCGAGGAGCCCTCCGCCCGCGACCTCATCTCCCGGCTCGACAGCTCCGCGCTGCCGGTCCGCCAGGGCACCCTGGTCGGCGCCATCGTCGCCGATCCTCGGGGACGACGGCGCGACGCGCTGCGTACGGCGCTCGCCGGGGTGTGCTGCGTCGTCGGGATCAGCGTGCCGATCGACACGCTGGCACGCAGCCTGGAGCTGACCCAGCTGGCCCTGAGGATGCGCGCCGAGGGCGTGCTCCACGGCACGCCGGTCTTCGTCGACGACCACCTCGACACGATCATCGTGCACCGTGACGACCGGCTGCTGAGCTTCCTGCGGGCCCAGGTGCTGGCCCCGCTCGACGGCCTGCCCGCCGGCGCGAGCGAGCGCCTGACCGAGACGCTGGTCTCCTGGCTGCGGCACCACGGCGACCGGCTCGCCGTCGCCGCGGAGCTGCACGTGCACCCGCAGACGGTCAGCTACCGGCTGGGGCGGCTCCGGGATCTGTTCGGCGAGCAGCTGGACTCTCCACGCGAGCGGTCGCGGTTGTTGCTGGCGCTGGGTTGGGGCTGA
- the hpnC gene encoding squalene synthase HpnC: MSAVQTAGSLHEREAGENFPVALRLLPARHREHLHAVYGFAREVDELGDTYAGDRTAALVRLREETSSIWRGATPISPTLRRLAGTVHECGLSEQPFLDLIEANLRDQQVHRYATFEDLVGYCRLSADPVGRMVLELFGCSTPERVALSDRVCTGLQLVEHLQDVGEDRRAGRIYLPQRSLEQYGVIEADLDRARATAALRRCVLAETDRAQEWLREGSQLVGQLSGWARVAVAGFVAGGLATVAALRAADGDVLARDARPGKARTAALAVAVLVRGRA, encoded by the coding sequence ATGAGTGCCGTGCAGACCGCGGGCTCCCTGCACGAGCGGGAGGCCGGGGAGAATTTCCCTGTCGCGCTGCGCCTCCTCCCGGCCCGGCACCGCGAGCACCTCCACGCCGTCTACGGGTTCGCCCGCGAGGTCGATGAGCTCGGAGACACCTATGCCGGCGATCGCACCGCCGCCCTGGTGCGACTGCGCGAGGAGACCAGCAGCATCTGGCGCGGTGCCACCCCGATCAGCCCGACGCTGCGCCGGCTCGCCGGCACCGTGCACGAGTGCGGCCTGTCCGAGCAGCCCTTCCTCGATCTGATCGAGGCCAACCTCCGCGACCAGCAGGTGCACCGCTACGCCACCTTCGAGGACCTGGTCGGCTACTGCCGCCTCTCGGCCGACCCGGTCGGCCGGATGGTGCTCGAGCTGTTCGGATGCTCCACGCCCGAGCGCGTCGCCCTGTCGGACCGGGTCTGCACCGGCCTGCAGCTGGTCGAGCACCTGCAGGATGTCGGCGAGGACCGGCGCGCCGGCCGCATCTACCTGCCGCAGCGCTCCCTGGAGCAGTACGGCGTCATCGAGGCCGACCTCGACCGCGCGCGTGCGACCGCTGCCCTGCGGCGGTGCGTCCTCGCCGAGACCGACCGGGCGCAGGAGTGGCTCCGTGAGGGCTCGCAGCTGGTCGGCCAGCTCAGCGGTTGGGCGCGGGTCGCGGTGGCCGGGTTCGTCGCCGGGGGCCTGGCCACCGTCGCCGCGCTACGTGCCGCCGACGGCGACGTCCTCGCCCGGGATGCCCGCCCGGGCAAGGCCCGCACCGCCGCCCTGGCGGTCGCGGTGCTGGTGAGAGGGCGCGCATGA
- the hpnD gene encoding presqualene diphosphate synthase HpnD, whose amino-acid sequence MSQGARSTVEEAYLECERITRTEAGNFYYGIRLLPAPKRTALCAVYALARRVDDIGDGELPRETKLKALTELRADLEHLDEATDPVLVALADAARRYPVPLGAFGELIDGVETDLAEFVTIADWDELVVYCRRVAGAIGRLCLSIFGTEAGAGGSEPRAELFADQLGIALQQTNILRDVREDLGNRRIYLPQSELAQWGIELRTDAAGDLDDPEGRLAAYLRFAAARAEDWYGLGLRLVPHLDRRSAACCTAMAGIYRHLNQRIAADPVQVYDKRLRLSGAQKARVAVTCLLRGRS is encoded by the coding sequence ATGAGCCAGGGAGCTCGGAGCACCGTCGAGGAGGCCTACCTCGAGTGTGAGCGGATCACCCGGACCGAGGCAGGCAACTTCTACTACGGCATCCGGTTGCTGCCGGCGCCCAAGCGCACCGCGCTCTGCGCCGTCTACGCGCTGGCCCGACGGGTCGACGACATCGGCGACGGCGAGCTGCCCCGCGAGACCAAGCTCAAGGCCCTCACCGAGCTGCGGGCCGACCTCGAGCACCTCGACGAGGCCACCGACCCGGTCCTGGTGGCGTTGGCCGACGCGGCCCGGCGCTACCCGGTGCCGCTCGGTGCCTTCGGCGAGTTGATCGACGGCGTCGAGACCGACCTGGCCGAGTTCGTCACCATCGCCGACTGGGACGAGCTGGTCGTCTACTGCCGCCGGGTGGCCGGCGCGATCGGGCGGTTGTGCCTCTCGATCTTCGGCACCGAGGCGGGAGCCGGCGGCTCCGAGCCGCGAGCCGAGCTCTTCGCCGACCAGCTCGGCATCGCGCTCCAGCAGACCAACATCCTGCGCGACGTGCGCGAGGACCTGGGCAACCGGCGGATCTACCTGCCGCAGAGCGAGCTGGCGCAGTGGGGCATCGAGCTGCGCACCGATGCGGCCGGCGACCTGGACGACCCCGAGGGCCGGCTGGCTGCCTACCTCCGCTTCGCCGCGGCGCGGGCGGAGGACTGGTACGGGCTCGGGCTGCGGCTGGTGCCGCACCTGGACCGCCGCAGCGCCGCCTGCTGCACCGCGATGGCCGGGATCTACCGCCACCTCAACCAGCGGATCGCGGCCGACCCGGTGCAGGTCTACGACAAGCGGCTGCGGCTCTCCGGAGCCCAGAAGGCCCGGGTCGCCGTCACCTGCCTGCTCAGGGGGCGCTCGTGA